The Betaproteobacteria bacterium sequence CCATTTCCGTCGAGCGCCGGCTTACCCATCCCTGTGTGCTGGCAATCACGCAGGCGGCGCGCGAGCGCATCTTTGCGAACTCGACCGCGTAGCCGCTGCGGAGAATCGAGGTGCCCCCCGATTGCGCCTTCCTGTTGTGACTTCGATGCGCTTCCGAAGACGAAGTTCGACTGCAGTGGAGGGACGCGGGATGTCGACCGAGTAGACCGCCGGGGCGATCCCTCAACGACACTCAGCGAGACCGTCTGAGCGACAAGCTCAGTGCAGAACGGTTGTGCTCTCTTCGGCGGCCCAATCGTTCGCGAGGGACTGCGCCGCTTCGCGCAGCGCAGCCGGTTGACGTTCGTCGCTCGCGAGATACGCAAGATGAGCGGCGATCGCCTGCCGCGTCAGGGAATTGTTCTTGTCCGCAACGCGCGTGAGGAGGTGCAGCAAGGAGGCGATCGCCAGCTCGGGATGGTCGGGATATTCCAGGGTGAACGCGTCCGGGCTGTCCATGCCTTCGCCTCAGATGCGCTTGGCGTAGTACTCGACCACCTGCTGCACCTCGATGGGGAAGGGAACCTCTCCGTCATCGGTACGCGGGTAACGCGCGCAACCTTATTGAACTGAAGCTTCTGCTTTTCCTGCAGCTTCTTGGCGTAATCGGACTTGCGCGGTAATTCCTGGCCGTGCCACCCTCCACCCTAACCGCCACCACGGCGGAAATAGAGATCGAAGCGTTCCAGCGCCGCCGTCACCTCCGCTTCCCCGCAACCTTCGAAACGAAGTTCCACCTCGGCGGTCGGCAGCGTGAGCGATGCGATGCGCAGCGGCGCTTCCTCGCAAAACCGTACTTCGAGCCGGCAACCTGCCTTGTCGACTGCCACCCGGTCGCCGGTCGCCACCGGCGCGTCGGTGCCGAGCGCATCGGGGAGCGTGCGAAAGAACTCGCGGCGGCTGATGCTCATCCGGCGAATAACGCAGACGACCTCCACCACGACGTCAGCCGCCGGCCACCGGCGGCCAGATGGCCACCACGTCGCCTTCCCTGAGGATCGTCGAGTCGAAGGCGGCGACTGGCACGTGATATCCATTCACCAGCAGCAGATGCACCCGCCCGGCCGGCACCGGTTCGAGGTCGAGCAGGCGC is a genomic window containing:
- a CDS encoding MoaD/ThiS family protein, producing the protein RLLDLEPVPAGRVHLLLVNGYHVPVAAFDSTILREGDVVAIWPPVAGG